The nucleotide sequence TATCATTGATGAGCACTCTCACATAGGCATTGATGGCGGTGTGAATGAAGCTGGCCATAATTCTACTGCTGAAGTGACCATCGAGGACGTCGTCGATCATGAAGACATCAACCTATATCGTGACCTAGCTGGTGGAGTTACGACCTCACAACTGTTGCATGGATCTGCTAACCCAATAGGTGGTCGCAGCGCCATCATCAAATTGAAATGGGGTTACAAGCCAGACGAGATGATTTATGACAACTCTCCTAAATTTATCAAGTTCGCTCTAGGCGAAAACGTAAAGCAATCCAGATATGATAACGGTATTCGTTTCCCGCAAACGCGTATGGGTGTCGAACAAGTTTTTGAGGACTACTTTACCAGAGCCCAGGAATACGATAAAACTCGTGGTACAGATAGCTTTAGATATGATGAAGAAATGGAAACCCTTTCTGAAATCTTGAAAGGCGAACGCTACGTGACCTGTCACTCTTATGTACAGACAGAAATCAACATGATGATGGAAGTAGCAGAACGTTACGGATTTACCTTGAACACGTTCACGCACATTCTGGAAGGCTACAAACTGGCCGATAAAATGGCAGCGCACGGCGCTGGTGGTTCTACCTTTTCTGACTGGTGGGCCTACAAGTATGAGGTGAATGATGCCATACCCTACAACGGTGCCATCATGCATTCTCAAGGCGTTGTAACTGCTTTTAACAGTGATGATGCCGAGATGTCCCGTCGCTTGAATCAAGAAGCTGCCAAAGCCGTTAAATACGGTAACGTTAGCGAGGAAGAAGCCTGGAAGTTTGTCACGCTCAATCCTGCAAAACTCTTACACATCGATGACCGTACCGGTAGTATCAAGGAAGGAAAGGATGCAGACCTTGTGTTGTGGAACAAGCACCCACTAGATGTTCAAGCGAGACCACAAATCACGATGGTGGATGGGATCGTTTTCTTTGACATTGAAAAAGACAAGCAAATGAGAGCCGCCGTCCAGAAAGAGCGTCAGCAATTGTCCAATGAGATGATTATGGCCAAAAACAAGGGACTTAAAACTCAAACTCCTAAACAATCCAAGAAGACTGAGTACCACTGTGATACTTTGGAATGGTAAACGTTTGAACTCAAACTTGAACTCGAATTTGAATTTGAATTTGAAATATCAAGTTTGGTTTGTCACATAGAATTACAGGAAATAAAACATATATAGAAATTCTGAATCTGGTAAACTGGATTTGTAAATTATAAAGAATGAAAAAACTAATATATATCGCAAGCTTGCTCGTCGCGGCGACTGGCTTTGCACAACAGGCACCGGCACCCGTGCAAAAAACGGCCGTGCGTATCATGAATGGTACCGCACATTTGGGTAACGGTCAGGTCATTGAGAATTCGGTAATAGAATTTGAAGATGGCAAGTTGACTATCGTTGGTGATGCCACCACCATGAGACTCGCAGCTCCTAAAGGCGAAGTGATCGATGCCAGCGGCAAACATATCTATCCAGGAATGATCGCAGCAAATACAACGCTGGGACTGGTAGAGGTTGACGCTGTAGGCGCCAGTGATGACGAGCGTGAGATAGGAACCTACAATCCGCACATACGCAGTATTATCGCCTACAATGCAGAAAGTAAGATCGTAGAGACCATGCGACCCAATGGGATACTATTGGCACAAATCACACCACGTGGTGGTCGTGTTTCGGGTAAATCCAGTGTGGTGCACATGGACGCCTGGAACTGGGAAGATGCCGCCGTACGCATGGACGATGGTATCCACGTGAACTGGCCGCGCAGCTTTGCACGTTCTGGTTCCTGGCCCAACTTTGGCCCTATCGAGCCAGCTAAGGATTATGACGAGCAGGTCGAAGAATTACGCTTGTTTCTCAACAAGGCCAAGGCCTATGCCAAAACCAAAAATCCAGACAACGTGGATTTAAAACTACAGGCGATGGGAACGGCCATGGCAGGAACCACTAATATGTACGTTCATGTAAGTGGTGAGAAAGCGGTGATTGACGTTCTCGCTTTCGCGAAAGCGAACAACCTGACCAACAATCTCGTACTGGTAGGCGCAGAAGGATCTGAAAAGATCGCCAAAGACATCGCTGCCGCTGGCGTGCCGGTACTTGCCGCACGTGTGCACAGCTTGCCGTCCAGAGACGATGAGGATTATGACATGCCGTACAAATTCCCGAAGCTGCTGGCCGATGCTGGTGTTTTGGTAGGTTTGGAAAACTCAGGTAGTATGGAACGCCACCAGGTGCGCAACGTGCCTTTTTATGCAGGCACCGTGGCTGGTTTTGGGCTGGATATCGAGAAGGCGTTGATGATGGTGACGCTGAATCCTGCCAAAATTTTGGGCATTGATAAGGAGTACGGCTCGCTGGAACAAGGCAAGAGCGCGACACTATTTATCTCTGAAGGCAATGCGCTGGATATGAGAACCAATAAACTGACCAGAGCCTTTATCGATGGTCGTGATGTCTCTCTGGACACACGCCAGAAGGAATTGTATGAACGCTATATGGAGAAATACTCCCGCGAGGATTAATCTGTATTGGTATCTATAAATACAAAGCCCATTCATTGCGAATGGGCTTTTTTTATTTCCGAGCTAGTCAGAGCGACTTATTGAAAATCAGTGGGTTTGCAAGGCTTTTTAACTTTTAAAATTATAGTTACAAAAATCTAATGCTCTCGTTTTTAACTGGCAGCTGCAGGTTGCACCACGCTGGGCTACTATTCAATGACTTTAGCTATCTTCATCAAACTAAACCAATCAAGTCAAGGTAACGGTCAAAGTTGAGGGAACGCCTCACAGGCATTAAACCTTTGCTGTTAGCAACAACTTAAGACAAACAACATTGAAAAGATTTATACTTTTTATTCTTATATCATTTTGTTATAATACATATGGTCAAATAATTAACGACGAATCTTATTTGGATTTAGATTTTCTAAAATTCAAAACAGAACTTATCAATTGCGTAATACAAAAAGACACTTTACAACTAAAAAAGTTTTTAGCGGAAAGAGTCTATGAAAGCAAAGATACTTGCGGATATCCGGGTTGTTCAAAAGAAGAATTGATAAACCACTATTTTAAAGATTTGGCTGATGAGTCTTGGAACGATATGTTAACTTTATTGAGGTTTGGATTTACTCGCAAAGTAGATGAGAATACCGATTGGATTGTGCCGCAAGAAAAAGTAGTTTTTCAAGCACCATCTTATTTAAAAAATGTGGATACAGAAAATGAACTTTTAATATTAGCGGAAAATGTAAACATTCGAGAGAAACCAAGTTTAAGTTCAGAAATTATTCGAACAACATCTTATGAGAAATTTAAATGTGATTGCAGTATTGTGACAATGACAAAAACAACTTATCAAACTGTAGACGGAATAAATTGGATTGAAATAAAACTTGGCGACAATAATGTAGGATATGTTGCTTCGAAGTTTACATCATACGAAGTGATTAAAGAAATGACAATAGCAAAAGTCGAAGGAAAATGGAAAATTATATCTTGGTTTCAAGCACCAGGTTGCTGATAAAAACTGTTGCTAAAAATGTATAATCGCAATTACGGCGGATTCGATTACCTACGAATCCACTCGGAATTGCTATCGTCTGTACTAAACCGAATAACAAAACATATAAACCTGTAACTGATGGTTAAACCAAACCGTTGAGAGTAATTTGAAAAAACAATGCACGATAAAATAAAAGACTTTTATGAAAACCAAAAATTCGCGCGAATTACCAGAAAGGTTGCGGAAAATTGGGACGAAATAAGTCGTGGGTATATCGTTGATTTTTCAACTGAATTCGTGGTTCTTCAGGAATGTGATGATTTTGAACTGAAAGGCTATAATATTTTACCAATTAAAGACTTTAAAGAAATCCGATTTAATAATAACGACAAATATTATGATAAGATAATGTCGTTGGAAAACAAAAAGAAAAATATCGGAATCAAAACAAAAGTGGATTTAACTGACTGGAAAACTATATTCAAATCTTTAAGAAAGAACAAGCGGAATGTAGCAGTTGAATGTGAAAATCCCGAAATCGATACTTTTACAATTGGACCGATAAAACGGATTACTGATAAAAATGTTTTTATTCAGTATTTTAATGCAACTGGAATCCTGGATGAAAAACCAACAAAAGTGGAATTAGGAAACGTAACAAAAATTCTCTTTGACGATAGATATATTGATATTTTCAGCAAATACTTAAGAGAAATACCGAAAAAGAATACTGGTAACAACGTATATAAAAAATTGCGCAAGTCATTGCTAACACTATGGCTTGGGTAATTTCGAAAAGTCCCTAAATTTTTAAACTTGACGATTTCCAATAAAAAGATAAATAGTAAAATTTAAACATGCGGCTGATGTTCATCCGAAAAGTAATCGCTTATTTTCAGCGCTACTTTTCATATACGGAGCCGTTGTATGCAAGCTGAAAACCGAATTATAATTGATAAAAAGAGCGATAATAATAACCCTAATTCTGAACTCAATAATTCTGATTGGTGTTCCTGCTGGACACGGTTACGGAATAATGCTAATGTTTGAATTTATAAGTATTCCGACTATGGTTAAAAACGGATTTGATTTTCAGAAAGAATACCCTTTTCAAAGTAGCCTGATTTTAATTGCTATGGTTTCCTTAATTGGAAAACTGATTTTAATTTTTCTATTGTTCTCAAATAATATTTTGAACAAAAAGAACTGGATTTATATCGGACTGACTTTGATGCTGATGCCAATCCTTTTTGTTTGTTATGAAGCTTGGGAATATGATAATTTCCTATTTGCTATAACAGTCGGTAGTGGAATACCTTTTTTATTGTATTTCGGCAGAATATTGTATTTAATTGAAAAGAAAAATAACAAAACGGAATTAGTAGCGAAATGAAAAAAAGCCAGCGTAAAACAATGCAAAACCGCAATAACGGCGAATTCTTTTTCGACCGAACCCACTCGGAATTGCTAGCGTCTGTGCCAAACCGAATAATAACACATCTAAACCCGTAACTGACGGTTATATTAGACGGATAGGCAACATTTGAAGGACCATTGAGAAAACTGAAAGACATATCAATAATCATTGCGATTATTATAATAGGAATTCCACTATTTATTCTGGCTATTCCGTTTATGATAGCTATTATCCCGATTGGACATTTTCAGCGAAAAAAGTTTGAAAAGAAATATGCAGTGTTTCTAAATAAAAATAACGGGAAGAATTTCTTCTGCTACAATAACAGAAAGAACTCGAAACAATATATTGAGGATGATATTATACCAAATCTTAATGACGGAATTGAAATCTTATACCTGAACGGGAGAAAGATTGAGTCTGAATATAATTCGGAATTTATTTCTGAAGCATTATACGGATTAAAACACTACAATAAATTTCCTCATTTAATGAAAATTAGAAATGGAAAGCTAATTGACAAATCAATAAATAATCCATTTTATGGAGTGTTGAATATGAATAAATCGAAAAGTGAACTGTTGAATAAAATCAATGAATTTTTCGAACTGGATAAAATAAAAAACGTTGCCTAACAATGGCAATAAGTAATGGCTCCGTTCTCGCCTACTTCTGAAAATCCTCGAGTCTTTCCACTATGGCACATATTACCAACGGCAAAAGCTAAACCTCAAAGCTGTACCTTGCCTAAGTAGTTGTAGAAAATTCAGGAATAGTGATGAAACTTCACAGTCCATCAACACTTAAAATACTTCACTTCGCTTCTTAAAATTATAAATTGATTTAAAGTAAGTTACGGCCTCAACTAGTTGTACATTCACAAATCACTAGTTAGAAACGCTTACCTAAATCAATCCGAATGAAATCAGCCTGGAGTAAATTACACTTGACTTTAAAGATTGGATTGCTGCTATTTATTTTTGGGGTTGGTCCTCTACTCCTACTTTTGTTGCTGGACGCTTTACATCTCGTAGAAGCTGGAAATGCGGTAGGATTCGGGATTTTAGCATTCTTTAGTTTGTATCCATCCTTGATCCTAATTCTCATAGGTGGAATTTTGACCTTTCGTAAAAGACGAAAGGCAAAACTGCTTTCATAGTTGCACTCCTTACTGGAAGTGGAAATAAATCTTGCATTTACAGAATTGAGGCGTTCTAAAATTATGAGACTCAAAGCATCCTAGTCAAACCTATCTTACTATCATCTTTTAAAGATGTTTGAAGTGAAACAAGTTCAGTAAGAACCGTAACACCCTATAAATCATTAAATTTTCATATTTTGTAAGACCATTTGATATGGTCAATTTATGAAACCACTTTTATTTCTTTTGATTTTTTTCGCCACTAACCTTACTGTGGCACAGGATCCAAGATTGCTCGAGCAGGAATGGTATTTATTTGATTTGATTCTTGATGGTGAGAACTATGTACCGCCTACACACGAAGAGATTCCATTTATTCCGTTACAATTTAACGAAAGTAATGAGCTGCAAACTTATGTCTGTCCTGGCACCGCTGGAATCGCGCCAGTCATTTATGAAAATACTGATACCTTTATTCTTCAAAATTTGGTTCAACTAGCAGGAAGCTGCAGCACCCTAGAAAATGTAATTTATACACAACGCTACTTTTCGTTCTATTTGAGAAATGAAAATACTGTTTATCGGTACGAGATCTCCCAAGATGGCGATGAGAGAAGATTAATCCTAACAGCACCTAATGGTGATCAAGCTAAGTACAGCAATCTGGTACTATCACATAACAGCGTTACAAAATCACAGATCAAAATGTATCCCATTCCAGCTCGAGAAGTGTTGCATTTAGAATTTCCTTCACAAGTTGACATAAGCGAGGTGAAAATTTACAATCTTCAAGGCAAAGAAGTCTTTAGGTCAAAAAACAATCTCACTAAGCTTCCCGTTAGCGGCTTGAATGCAGGAATCTATTTCCTGGAAATCATCGATAATCGTGAGCCCAACATCTTCTTAAAATTTGTAAAAAGTTAGCAAGGCTATTGTCCTGCAGCAAAGTAATTATGTTCCTTTTATTACATTCTTGAAAGGGATTGGCTAACTTTCGCATCTCATTAAAGTTCTAAATTTTACTCGATGAATCTAAAGCCAGGAGACAAGGTCAACCTTCTTATTGAACGAGAGACACCACTAGGTTTCACCGTATTGATAGAAAATGAATTTGAGGGACTCGTCTATCACGACGACGTATTCATTGAGCTGGAAGAAGGTATGGAAGGCATAGGTTTTATCAAAAACATACGTGAAGACGGCAAGATCGATGTCACTTTAAGACCACAAGGTTATGTGAACGTGATTGAAACCGACTCTGAAACCATCCTGGAAACCCTACGCGAAAGCCCATTTGGTGCCATCATGATTACAGATAAGAGTTCGCCAGATCAAATACGCCATGAGTTCAATATGAGTAAAAAGTCCTTTAAAAAAGCTGTTGGGAATCTGTACAAGCAAAAACTCATCAACATTTTGGACGACCGCATCGAGCTGGTAGTGAAACAATAAGAAGAGTAAATTTTCGTTTCAGTGGAACCTAACCCTAAAAACGAAATGATGAAATCATTCAAAAACAATTTTCCTGCAGTATTCCTTTTTGGAATCAGTTTATTTATTTTTTCATGTTCCTCTGATGATGATAATCCTAACAATCTCACAATCCAAAATGAGATTAGGGCTAATGTAGGTATTGGAACCTGGAAAATTACCAGCTTTATCGATTCGGGTACCGATGAAACCAGCGATTTCACTGGCTATAATTTTACATTTAATGCAAATGGTGTTTTAAATGCCACTAACGGCGTCAATTCCTATGATGGAACTTGGAGTGTGGAAAGCAGCAATAGCAGCGATGACAGTCCAGATGATCTTGACTTCAACATCAATTTCACTGTAATGAACGATTTTGAAGACCTAAGTGACGACTGGGATATTATTTCGCAGAGTTCCACTAAAATTGAACTTATTGACATCAGTGGTGGAAACGGCGGTACAGATCTTCTCACGTTTGAGAGGAACTAAGCCTGATTATTCCATGATTTTTTATAGTTCGCTTTCGCGCCTGCCTGCCGGTCAGGCAGGAAAGCGAACTCAACACCAGCCTAATAACAATCCACATCAATATTGCAACGTACGGCGCGGTATTGCTTGATGCTTTCAAAGCTGCGCTTGACTTTAGCAATAAAGCCTTTGATAGTTTCTGGTGAATGGGTCTTTCCCATCTTGACCAGCACGTGTACGTTGAAAAGATTGCGCACTCGAGAAACCGGCGGAAACTCTGGTCCCAGCACCTCAACGCCATGCTCAATTTGATTTAGAGCGCCCACAAACCATTCACCTGCCTGCAAAGTGGTCTTGTAATCCCTATGCTTTAACGTGATCCTAATCAATCGCTGATATGGCGGGTATTTAAACTGGTATCGATCCTTTAACTGCTCCTTGAACATCGTCTTGTAATCATAAGTGCTTACCTGCTGCAAAATCATGTGATATGGATTGTAGCTCTGCAATAAAACCATACCTCGCTTCTCAGTTCTACCTGCACGACCTGCCACCTGCGTCAACAATTGGAAACAACGCTCGTGCGATCTGAAGTCTGGGAAATTGAGCATGGCATCTGCATTGAGAACTCCAACCAGGCTCACGTGTCTAAAATCAAGACCTTTGGTAAGCATTTGGGTGCCTACCAAGGCATCCACTTCCCTATTCTCGACTTTATCGATGAGTTTTTCATAGCTATATTTTCCTCGCGTGGTATCCAGATCCATCCGTGCGATTTTGCGCTGGGGAAATATCTCTAGGAATTCAGCTTCAATTTGTTCGGTTCCAAAGCCTTTTGTGTCTAGGTCAGTACTGGAGCAGGCGATGCATTCCTTAGGGATAAATGTGTGATAACCACAGTAATGGCATCGCATCTGGCCGCGATGCTGGTGCACGGTGAGGCTTACATCACAATTGGGACATTGTGGTGCATGCCCACAAGTATTACACTCCATGATGGGCGCAAAACCGCGGCGGTTTTGGAATAGTATGACCTGTTCATCATTTTTAAAGGCTTGAGTCATCGCCTCAATCAACGTATCGGAAAAATGTCCCGTCATGCGTTTCTTGCGGTGCTTCTCCTTAATGTCAATCATATTGATTTCTGGCATCAATACATTGTTATAGCGCTTTTTAAGCTCGACCAATTCAAATTTACCAATAGTCGTATTGTAATAACTTTCTAAGGAAGGCGTGGCGCTACCCAATAGGACTTGTGAACTTTTCATTTTTCCCAGCACGATACTGGAATCTCTGGCGTGATAGCGCGGTGCAGGATCAAATTGCTTGAAACTGGTCTCGTGTTCCTCATCCACGATGATCAAACCCAGATCTTCAAAGGGCAACAATAGAGCGCTGCGCGCGCCTATGACCACGTACGGTTCATGGGCATCCAGTACTAGATTCCATACTTCCTGTCGCTCGTTGAGATTGTATTTAGAATGGTACACCAGCACTTGATGTTTGAAGTAATTCTGTAACCTTCCAATAAGTTGAGTGGTCAGAGCGATTTCTGGCAACAGATACAGACATTGCTTGCCTAGCGCCAAATATTCCTCAATGAGTTTGACGTAGATTTCGGTTTTACCGCTGGACGTCACGCCATGCAATAGGCAAACCTTGTTGTCTTCGAAAGCCGTTTTGATCTCATTGTATGCGACTTCTTGAGCACCATTGAGTTCGTACAACTTATGACCCGTTTGCCGGTCCATCAGCATACGGCTCACTTCCTGTTCCGTTTCCAGTAAGATTTGCTTGTCGATCAAAGATTTTA is from Nonlabens sp. YIK11 and encodes:
- the priA gene encoding primosomal protein N', whose translation is MSYFLDVILPLPLERYFSYRITAAEAGMIQPGMRVAVPFGKSKIYTGIAVAVRENIEVAYDIKDIEFVIDEAPILQKGQIKFWEWIASYYLCSVGQVMKAALPKSLLLESETIIQRNEETTVEDDELTDQEFLIMEALENRKAMKVDDVASLLDRKTVLPILRNMLSKHLIILQEELSNTYKAKTEKYISLAPEFQDEDALRELLDSMTRAPKQREVLMTLFMMRAGDKLVKSKDLETRSNVTRAVVKSLIDKQILLETEQEVSRMLMDRQTGHKLYELNGAQEVAYNEIKTAFEDNKVCLLHGVTSSGKTEIYVKLIEEYLALGKQCLYLLPEIALTTQLIGRLQNYFKHQVLVYHSKYNLNERQEVWNLVLDAHEPYVVIGARSALLLPFEDLGLIIVDEEHETSFKQFDPAPRYHARDSSIVLGKMKSSQVLLGSATPSLESYYNTTIGKFELVELKKRYNNVLMPEINMIDIKEKHRKKRMTGHFSDTLIEAMTQAFKNDEQVILFQNRRGFAPIMECNTCGHAPQCPNCDVSLTVHQHRGQMRCHYCGYHTFIPKECIACSSTDLDTKGFGTEQIEAEFLEIFPQRKIARMDLDTTRGKYSYEKLIDKVENREVDALVGTQMLTKGLDFRHVSLVGVLNADAMLNFPDFRSHERCFQLLTQVAGRAGRTEKRGMVLLQSYNPYHMILQQVSTYDYKTMFKEQLKDRYQFKYPPYQRLIRITLKHRDYKTTLQAGEWFVGALNQIEHGVEVLGPEFPPVSRVRNLFNVHVLVKMGKTHSPETIKGFIAKVKRSFESIKQYRAVRCNIDVDCY
- a CDS encoding T9SS type A sorting domain-containing protein; translation: MKPLLFLLIFFATNLTVAQDPRLLEQEWYLFDLILDGENYVPPTHEEIPFIPLQFNESNELQTYVCPGTAGIAPVIYENTDTFILQNLVQLAGSCSTLENVIYTQRYFSFYLRNENTVYRYEISQDGDERRLILTAPNGDQAKYSNLVLSHNSVTKSQIKMYPIPAREVLHLEFPSQVDISEVKIYNLQGKEVFRSKNNLTKLPVSGLNAGIYFLEIIDNREPNIFLKFVKS
- a CDS encoding amidohydrolase family protein; translation: MKKLIYIASLLVAATGFAQQAPAPVQKTAVRIMNGTAHLGNGQVIENSVIEFEDGKLTIVGDATTMRLAAPKGEVIDASGKHIYPGMIAANTTLGLVEVDAVGASDDEREIGTYNPHIRSIIAYNAESKIVETMRPNGILLAQITPRGGRVSGKSSVVHMDAWNWEDAAVRMDDGIHVNWPRSFARSGSWPNFGPIEPAKDYDEQVEELRLFLNKAKAYAKTKNPDNVDLKLQAMGTAMAGTTNMYVHVSGEKAVIDVLAFAKANNLTNNLVLVGAEGSEKIAKDIAAAGVPVLAARVHSLPSRDDEDYDMPYKFPKLLADAGVLVGLENSGSMERHQVRNVPFYAGTVAGFGLDIEKALMMVTLNPAKILGIDKEYGSLEQGKSATLFISEGNALDMRTNKLTRAFIDGRDVSLDTRQKELYERYMEKYSRED
- a CDS encoding SH3 domain-containing protein; this translates as MKRFILFILISFCYNTYGQIINDESYLDLDFLKFKTELINCVIQKDTLQLKKFLAERVYESKDTCGYPGCSKEELINHYFKDLADESWNDMLTLLRFGFTRKVDENTDWIVPQEKVVFQAPSYLKNVDTENELLILAENVNIREKPSLSSEIIRTTSYEKFKCDCSIVTMTKTTYQTVDGINWIEIKLGDNNVGYVASKFTSYEVIKEMTIAKVEGKWKIISWFQAPGC
- a CDS encoding META domain-containing protein; the encoded protein is MKSFKNNFPAVFLFGISLFIFSCSSDDDNPNNLTIQNEIRANVGIGTWKITSFIDSGTDETSDFTGYNFTFNANGVLNATNGVNSYDGTWSVESSNSSDDSPDDLDFNINFTVMNDFEDLSDDWDIISQSSTKIELIDISGGNGGTDLLTFERN